One Gossypium hirsutum isolate 1008001.06 chromosome A11, Gossypium_hirsutum_v2.1, whole genome shotgun sequence genomic window carries:
- the LOC107951829 gene encoding protein SGT1 homolog B, whose protein sequence is MASDLETKAKEAFIDDHFELALDLYSQAIQLNPKNAELYADRAQANIKLNNLTEAVADANKAIELDPSMSKAYLRKATACMKLEEYQTAKAALETGATLAPGELRFSKLIKECEERIAEETDELPKQMLKEVTTNSVSAKEVEPVKDAPVPMAVVAPPKPIYRHEFYQKPGEVVVTVFAKGIPRECVKVDYGEQILSLSIEAPGKDAYHFQLRLFRKIIPEKCRYDVLSTKIEIRLAKAEPIHWASLEFSREVVVPQRVNVSSVSANQSPVYPSSKPKRVDWDKIEAQVKEEKDEKLDGDAALNKFFRDIYQDADEDTRRAMQKSFVESNGTVLSTNWKEVGAKKVEGSPPDGMEVKKWEY, encoded by the exons ATGGCTTCTGATTTGGAGACCAAAGCCAAAGAAGCCTTCATCGATGATCACTTTGAACTCGCGCTCGATCTTTACTCTCAAGCCATTCAACTTAACCCTAAAAATGCTGAACTCTACGCTGACCGCGCTCAAGCCAACATCAAACTCAATAATCTCACTG AGGCTGTCGCGGATGCAAACAAAGCAATTGAGTTGGATCCTTCCATGTCTAAAGCTTACTTGCGTAAAGC TACGGCATGTATGAAGCTTGAGGAGTATCAAACTGCTAAGGCTGCGTTGGAGACTGGTGCCACTTTGGCACCGGGAGAGTTGAGATTTTCTAAGTTGATCAAAGAATGTGAAGAGCGCATTGCAG AGGAAACTGATGAGCTACCAAAGCAGATGCTGAAAGAGGTGACAACAAATTCTGTATCTGCAAAAGAAGTTGAGCCGGTCAAGGATGCTCCTGTTCCAATGGCTGTGGTAGCACCACCCAAACCAATTTACAG GCATGAATTTTACCAGAAACCTGGGGAAGTGGTTGTCACAGTATTTGCCAAGGGAATACCACGTGAATGTGTTAAAGTAGATTATGGCGAACAAATA CTAAGTCTTTCCATTGAAGCTCCTGGGAAAGATGCATATCATTTCCAGCTCCGATTATTTAGAAAG ATAATACCTGAAAAGTGCAGATATGATGTGTTGTCAACCAAAATTGAGATTCGGCTGGCAAAAGCTGAACCAATTCACTGGGCATCTCTTGAATTCAGCAGGGAAGTTGTTGTTCCCCAAAGGGTTAATGTATCTTCAG TAAGTGCAAATCAAAGTCCAGTGTATCCATCCTCCAAACCGAAGAGGGTTGATTGGGATAAAATTGAAGCTCAAGTAAAGGAG GAGAAAGATGAAAAGTTGGATGGTGATGCAGCTTTGAATAAGTTTTTCCGGGACATTTATCAAGATGCTGATGAGGATACAAGAAGAGCCATGCAAAAATCTTTT GTGGAGTCTAATGGGACAGTGCTTTCAACAAACTGGAAAGAAGTTGGTGCAAAGAAGGTGGAAGGAAGTCCTCCAGATGGTATGGAAGTGAAGAAGTGGGAGTACTAG